The Morococcus cerebrosus sequence CACGGTTTATCCCGCTATTCCCGGATTGGGATTGATGTTCGGCGGCGCATGGCTGCTTGCCTATGCCGGCGATTACCAGATTTACGGTACAAACACCTTAATTTTTCTTGCCGTTGTCGCTGCCATCGGCACGGCGATGGATTATGTCGCAGGCGCATTAGGGGCAAAATATACAGGAGCCACTAAAACAGCAGTTTGGGGGGCACTGATTGGCGGTATTGTCGGCGCGTTTTTCTCCATTCCCGGGCTGTTGTTCGGTCCGCTCATCGGCGCGGGTACCGGGGAATTCTTGGCGCGCCGCGATATGTGGCAGGCGGGCAAAGTCGGGCTGGGGACGTTTATCGGCTTCATCATCGGTACGGTCGCCAAAATCGGTTGCGCCTTGACGATTGTAATGACCCTGCTTGTTATATGGGCGGCAAGCTGGTTTTAACCTGATCATTGTAAAGGTCGTCTGAAAACCTTTTTTCAGACGACCTTTTGATTTTTTACCTGATCGGAAAGTTATCCCTTACCGCAACAAGCTTTGTATTTTTTACCGCTCCCGCAGGGACAAGAATCGTTTCGCCCGATTTTTTCGCCTTCGCGACGTACGGTTTGCGGTTTGTTGATAATTGCCTGCCAATACCAGTAAATATCGAGCAGGACGTGCGGCAGGTCGGATTCGAGCTGTGAGAGTTCTTTTTCAGTCAGGTGCAAAATGATTTCACCGTTTTGCTCTTCATCATAAATGCCGCCCAAAGCCATGATCGGATAGAACAGGTCTTCAAACTCCTCCTGATCGACCGCTTCAAACCAATCGGTCGGCACGACATCCAAGGCATACAGATAGGCGTTACACCAAGTGTACACGTCGGGATTGCCCGCTGCATCTTCGTAAAGCCACAAATCGGGCAACATTTTACTGCCGAGCTTGATACGCAAATCAGCCGCCAGCGCCATCACCAAACGCTCGATTTCGGTACGCTCTTTCGCGTCAAACAATGATTCTTCACCCAACACTTCAGGCAGCCAATCGTTCGGATTCAAGGCATCGGGACCACTCAACAAAGCCATCATAAATGCCTGTACCTCATCGCAGCGCATGGTGTTGTGTTGTTCCGATTTGGCATCGAGCAGCTGCATCAGGCGCACGCGGGATGCTTCGTCAAATGCTTGTAATTGCATGGTTTTTCCTTATTTTTAATGATATATCCGTTATCCGAAAGGTCCTTGGATTCGGATTTCAAGTGCAACACTAGGGTACCAGTGGTTGGAACAGATTTAAGAATAAAACACTTGGCGTTTCGTAGCCAAGTGTTTTTCTCGGCCGGTGGTTCAACTCATCTTGAACCCTGCGTATCTCCCGATCGCTGATGTTTCGGAAATCGGTTTGTTTGGGGAAATATTGCCGGATGAGTCCATTGGTGTTCTCATTCAGCCCTTTCTCCCAAGAATGGTAAGGGCGGCAAAAATAGGTTTCCGCCTTCAATGCTTTGGCTATTTTGGTGTGTTGGTAGAACTCTTTGCCGTTATCCATGGTAATGGTGTGGACTCTGGCTTTATATGCCTTTAATACCCTAATGGCCGCCCGGGCAGTGTCTTCGGCTTTTAAGTTCTTCAATTTGCAGATGATGGTGTAGCGGGTAGTGCGTTCGACCAAGGTCAATAACGCGCTTTTCTGATTTTTGCCGACGATGGTGTCGGCCTCCCAATCGCCGATGCGGGTTTTCTGGTCGACGATAGCAGGTCGGTTCTCTATGCCGACGCGGTCGGGCACTTTGCCTCTGGTCCATGTGCTGCCGTAGCGTTTGCGGTAGGGTTTGCTGCATATTCTGAGGTGTTGCCACAAAGTGCCGCCGTTGCTTTTGTCTTGGCGAAGGTAGCGGTAAATGGTGCTGTGATGGAGTGTGATCCCGTGGTGTTTATGCAGGTAGGCACATACTTGTTCGGGACTGAGTTTGCGGCGGATAAGGGTGTCGATGTGTTGAACCAGCTGCGAATCGAGCTTATAGGGTTTTCGCCGGTGCTGTTTGGTCAGCCGGCTTTGCTTCTGTGCTTTTTCGGCGCTGTATTGCTGTCCTTGGATGCAGTGCCGCTTGATTTCTCGGCTGATGGTGCTTTTGTGGCGGTTGAGCTGTTTGGCGATTTCGGCGATGGTGCAGTGGCGGGACAGGTATTGGATATGGTATCGTTCGTCTTGGGTCAGTTGTGTGTAGCTCATGGCAATCTTTCTTGCAGGAAAGGCCGTATGCTACCGCATACTGGCCTTTTTCTGTTATGGAAAGTTGCACTTCAAATGCGAATCCGCCGTCGTCTGAAAACCATTTTCAGACGACCTTTTCATCAATCCTGCCTATTTCGAACTGCTGCCGAACAAGCCTTTGAACCACAATACGATATCATCCCACATCCGTCTGAACCAGCTGCCTTCTTCAACGGAATGGAGGGCGACGACGTTTTTCTCGGTAATGACTTTGCCGTCTTTGACGATTTTGAGTTTGCCCAAGGTTTGACCTTTGCGTATCGGGGCGATAACGGGCTGGACGGTTTCTAAAATCGGTTTGATGTTTTGTCCGGCATCGTGGGGAATCGTGATGTACACGTCTTCGAGGAAGCCGACGTTCACCGATTTGCTGCTGCCTTTATAAACTTTGACCTTGGAAATGATTTCGCCGCCGTTGTAGAGCTTGGGCGTGTCGAATGCCTGCAATGCCCAGTTGAGCAATTTGCCGCTTTCGGACGCGCGGGCTTCGGTGGAATCGGTACCGACAACGATGGAAACGATGCGTCTGCCGTTGCGTTTGCTGGAAGCGGCAAGGTTGTAGCCTGCGCTTTCGGTGTGTCCCGTCTTCAGACCGTCCACATTGGAATCGCGGTAGAGCAGGAGGTTGCGGTTTGGCTGTTCGACATTGTTGTATTTGAAGGATTTAATCGAAAATACGGGATAGTATTTCGGATAATCGTGTATCAGCGCGGCGGAGAGGATGGCTAAATCGCCGACAGTGGAAACGTGGCCTTCGGCAGCCAATCCGGTCGGATTTTTAAAGTGGGTTTTGGTCATGCCCAAACGCTTGGCTTCGTCGTTCATTTGTTGGACGAACGCATCCACCGAGCCGCCTCCCATGGCTTCGGCAAGCGTGGTGGCAGCATCGTTGCCGGATTGGACAATCATGCCTTTAATCAAATCGCTGACGCTGGCGGGGACTTTGGGACTGAGGAACATCCGCGAGCCTTCGATTTTCCAGCCTGCATCGGACACGGTCAGCATTTGGTCGGCGCGCAATGTGCCGTTTTCCAAAGCCTTGAACGCGAGGTAGGCGGTCATCATTTTGGTCAGCGAAGCGGGTTCGATTTGGGTGTCGATATTGCCGGAGGCAAGCACTTGATGGCTTTGCAAATCGGTAACGATGTAGGCGGCAGCGGCAATGGCAGGCGGCGCATCGGGGCTGTTGATGCTGGGCATCATGGCTTCGGGTTGGGATGCGGCGGCGGGTGCAGGCTCGGAAGCGGCAACAGCAGGGGCTGCGTTGTTTTTAGCCGCTTGCGGCGCGGCTTGCGCGGCGGCAATCATCATTGCCGCGATCAATACGGATAATGTTTTTTTCATCGGGATGTGGTGCGGAAACAGAAATAAAAACAACCGCGTCGTGCGGTTTGGCACAAAAGGCAGTCATTATACCGCCGCAACTTCGCTTTGCTAAGATTTTTCTTGATTTCAGACGACCTCGAGGGTATGGTTTTACCTTTCCGCCGTTTTGTTGGCAAAGTTTGACGCGGGCGGCGGACACTCCTTTTGAAAATAATCCTCCGGCACACAAAACCATGAACAACCGCCCCTCTTATTCCGATTACCTCATCCGCATCCTGACCGCCTCCGTTTACGACGTTGCCGTCGAAACGCCGCTCGAACCTGCAATCGGGCTGTCACGTCGTCTGAACAACAACGTCCTGCTCAAACGCGAAGAC is a genomic window containing:
- a CDS encoding DUF456 domain-containing protein; its protein translation is MTAIFILLGLIAICVGLLGTVYPAIPGLGLMFGGAWLLAYAGDYQIYGTNTLIFLAVVAAIGTAMDYVAGALGAKYTGATKTAVWGALIGGIVGAFFSIPGLLFGPLIGAGTGEFLARRDMWQAGKVGLGTFIGFIIGTVAKIGCALTIVMTLLVIWAASWF
- a CDS encoding D-alanyl-D-alanine carboxypeptidase family protein is translated as MKKTLSVLIAAMMIAAAQAAPQAAKNNAAPAVAASEPAPAAASQPEAMMPSINSPDAPPAIAAAAYIVTDLQSHQVLASGNIDTQIEPASLTKMMTAYLAFKALENGTLRADQMLTVSDAGWKIEGSRMFLSPKVPASVSDLIKGMIVQSGNDAATTLAEAMGGGSVDAFVQQMNDEAKRLGMTKTHFKNPTGLAAEGHVSTVGDLAILSAALIHDYPKYYPVFSIKSFKYNNVEQPNRNLLLYRDSNVDGLKTGHTESAGYNLAASSKRNGRRIVSIVVGTDSTEARASESGKLLNWALQAFDTPKLYNGGEIISKVKVYKGSSKSVNVGFLEDVYITIPHDAGQNIKPILETVQPVIAPIRKGQTLGKLKIVKDGKVITEKNVVALHSVEEGSWFRRMWDDIVLWFKGLFGSSSK
- a CDS encoding IS30 family transposase, giving the protein MSYTQLTQDERYHIQYLSRHCTIAEIAKQLNRHKSTISREIKRHCIQGQQYSAEKAQKQSRLTKQHRRKPYKLDSQLVQHIDTLIRRKLSPEQVCAYLHKHHGITLHHSTIYRYLRQDKSNGGTLWQHLRICSKPYRKRYGSTWTRGKVPDRVGIENRPAIVDQKTRIGDWEADTIVGKNQKSALLTLVERTTRYTIICKLKNLKAEDTARAAIRVLKAYKARVHTITMDNGKEFYQHTKIAKALKAETYFCRPYHSWEKGLNENTNGLIRQYFPKQTDFRNISDREIRRVQDELNHRPRKTLGYETPSVLFLNLFQPLVP
- a CDS encoding YecA family protein produces the protein MQLQAFDEASRVRLMQLLDAKSEQHNTMRCDEVQAFMMALLSGPDALNPNDWLPEVLGEESLFDAKERTEIERLVMALAADLRIKLGSKMLPDLWLYEDAAGNPDVYTWCNAYLYALDVVPTDWFEAVDQEEFEDLFYPIMALGGIYDEEQNGEIILHLTEKELSQLESDLPHVLLDIYWYWQAIINKPQTVRREGEKIGRNDSCPCGSGKKYKACCGKG